GATCTTTTGTTTTTGGTTGTTTTTTTTCCAAATGTAATTTTATATAATAATTTATCTTTTTGGAAAAATCGTCAACTAGTTGCTTTAATGATTCATCTGTAACTTGAAGCTTATCTAATTGGTTCTGAATTTTTGTAATTGTTTGTTGGTAATAAATCAGTTCTTCTAAATTTTTATCTGGATAGTCTGGTAAATTTCTATTGAAAGGTTTTGTTAACTTATATTTAGTCTTTTCCAACAGGTCGCTTGTTTCCTTAATATGGTTACTGAGATTCTTGATATCTGTGTCTCGGTTTTGTTGTATTGGAGTATCTAAATAAGTTTTAAATTTTTTCAATTGGCCGGATAATTCTTCTATAAATGATGGAGTCATTTAACACCTCTTAGTTTAAGATAGTTGATTTTGATCGCAGTTTAGTAATGTTGAATATTAACTTAAATAATAATCACTTGATTTTATCAAGTCACTACCACTAAATAGGACAACACAAGTTTATTTATGCGTGTTAGTCACAGAGAAAATTAGGATACTCAAAAGTGGTGCGACTAATATGATCGCACTTCCTCACCAAAAGCGATCGCACACACCACCAAAACCCATATAATAATTAGCCCCCTCCTCGCTTGCGGGGAGGGGGTTGGGGGTGGGGTTCTATCTCTGCAACCAACCAGCAATAACCTCTAACACCCCCTCCCTCCTCTCCAGAACATCCTCATTTGTAAACCGCACAACCTGCAACCCCAGACTTTCCAAAAACTCTTGACGTATAGCATCTTCAGCTGGGGTGTAGTCGTGAATTTCGCCATCCACTTCCACCACTAACCGCGCTTCACTACAGTAAAAATCGACGATAAAACGGTCAATTGTTTGCTGACGGCGGAACTTGAAACCCAAAAGTTGCTTGTTTCTCAACCTCTCCCAAAGTAGCTTTTCTGCTGGAGTTGGTTCACACCGCATCTGTCGCGCCAAGGGTTTGAGTTTTTCCCAAAGTTGAGGTGGGGTTTGCCAAAGTTGGGCCGGAACCCCACCCCCTAACCCCCTCCCCGCTTGCGAGGAGGGGGGACTGGAGGAGGAGGGGGGACTGGAGTAGGAGAGGGGACTGGAGTTGGTGAGAGGCTTTGGTTTGGGGTTTTGATTTGGGGTCATTTGTGCTGTTGGCTAAGTTAATATTTCATGTATTATTCCCTGCACTACACACTCACTCTCCCGACTCCTCAAAACTCTGGCATAATCAGACATAGCCGCACCTGCAAAACTCATGTAAATTACGCCGATGAGTTATGGGGTTGCGAAATCAAATTCAAGTTTCCCATTGTTAAATTACTGGACTACAGCCAACAATGGACAGAATTAGAAGCAAGTTCTAACCCCTTTGCTACAGTAGTTATGGCGCATCTCAAAGCCAAGGAAACACGCCAAGATAATCAAGGGCGCAAACGGTGGAAACTTGATTTAACCAAACGACTCTATCAAAAAGGTTATCAGCGCGAAGATATCATCAATTTATTTCGGTTTATCGACTGGGTGATGAGATTACCTGAAGATTTAGAGAATAGTTTTTGGCAAGAAGTAACTCAATATGAGGAGGAAAAGAAAATGCCGTATATTACTAGCGTAGAAAGAAGAGGTATTGAAAAAGGAAAAAGGGAAGTAATTATTGAAAGTCTTGAAGTTTGTTTAGAAATAAAATTTGGCAGCGAAGGACTAAACATATTACCAGAGATTGCCCAGATACAGAATGTAGAGATATTAAGGTCTATTCTCACGAGGATCAAAACTGTGAATAATCTAGAAGAACTTCGGCAAATTTATCAATAATTTATTACTCAAATTACATTGTAAAATAATTGCCCATCTTGAAAAAGCCTAGTGCATGGGTGATGAGATTACCTGAAGATTTAGAGAACAGTTTTTGGCAAGAAGTAACTCAATATGAGGAGGAAAAGAAAATGCCGTATATTACCAGCGTAGAAAGAAGGGGTATTCAAAAAGGTCTTGAACAAGGTATTGAACAGGGAAAAAGACAAGGACTCATTGAAGGTATTAGAATCAGTTTGCAAATAAAATTTCGTAGCGAAGCAATAACTATATTGCCAGAAATTGCCGAGATACAGAATGTAGATACATTAAGTGCTATTCTCAACAGTATCGAAACTGTGAATAGTATAGAAGAACTCCGACAAATCTATCAATAATTGACTACTCAAATTCAACTGTAAAAAGCAGTGATGTCTGACGACAGGCTGCTATGTCTTAATACCTCCCTCTCTGCAAAGTTAATTATATGAAGTTAAATAAAGATTGATTGCAATATATTAAGCAATTTTTGAGAATATCACCCAAGCTAATTGAAGAGTTTACGCCGAATCAATATTTTAATAGAATAATCTCATCAAAAGATTCGCAGAACTCTAAATGGACTGGATTACCTTACTGCGATCGCTACAGTCTGATTTTATTAAAAGGTTAACGTCTGGTTGCCTGCTTCATTGCGAAACAGAAGGTCAATACAGTGAATTAACTATCATCTCTGGAGAGAGATTAAAAACACTAAGGGCATTTTGCTGGCAAATGGCTGAGAAATACAAGCGTGTTTCGCCAGTCCGTGACGTTTTTATTAGTTATCTCAAGGGAAAACTCGGTGAAGAAGTTGTCAAAGAACGTTTAGCTGATTTTATTACCGAAGTCGATTATGAAAAAAGATTCGGCGGCGATGGCAAGATTGATTTTACCTTAACTTCTAATCCAGCAATTGGGATTGAGGTAAAATCTCGTCAAGGCAGTATCGATAAAGTCAGATGGTCAATTAGTTCGGAAGAAGTTGAAAAAAATGCTGTTGTAGTCTGCATTTTAATTCAAGAAGAGGTAAATGAAGCACAATCTGAGTATCACCTTTTTTTGGCTGGCTTTCTGCCGACGCGAATGATTAAACTGAAAACTGGTAAAATCTCCTTTGGCATAGAACAACTTTTGTATGGGGGTGGCTTGCGGTACTATTTGGAACAATGCCTATCTTCTCATAATTATCCTCAGCCAGAAACTCTAATTAACCAATATTACGCCAAGCCACAACTACTATCTACATTAACAGATTTAGTTGCCAACTCCCATCCAGAAGATTTAAATTATGCAAAGCTTGGTGATGAATCCTTTGAAAAAGGACAATTTGAAGCTGCTATTACCAACTATAATCAAGCTTTGCAAAATCAATTTCAAGATAATGAAATTTATTATAAACGAGGTTTAGCTTATTATCAATTAGGAGATTATGAAGCTGCGATCGCAGATTATTCCCAAGCAATCAAACTTAATCTCAAAGATGCCAAAGCTTACAATAAACGAGGTTTGGCTCATTATCAACTAGGAAATTATGAAGAAGCAATAGAAGATTACACTCAGGCTATCAGCATTAATCCTCATGTCGCCGTTGTTTATAAAAACCGTGCTGAAGCTCGTTCTCATTTAGGAGATAACCAAGGAGCAATAGAAGATTACACTCAGGCTATCAGAATTAATCCTCATTATGCTAATACTTATAAAAATCGTAGCATTGCTCGTTATTTATTAACATATCCCCAGGCATTTACTCAAGCAATTAAAATTAATCCTCATGATGCTAATACTTACAAAAACCGTGGAAATGCTCGCTCTGATTTAGGCGATTTTGAAGGTGCAATTGAAGATTATACTCAAGCAATCCAAATTAATCCTAACTATACTGATGTTTATTATAACCGTGGGAATGCTCACTATGAGCTAGGGGATTTAGAAAGTGCAATTGAAGATTACACTCAGGCTATTAAGATTAATTATAATTATGCAGATGCCTATTATAATCGTGCTAACGTCCGCGCTGAACTAAAAGATAAGCAGCGAGCAATTGAGGATTTTCAAAAAGCGGCAGATATCTATCGTAAACAAGGTCAATTAGAAGCACTCAAAGATACGCGAGAAAGAATTCTAGATTTGGAAATAGAAGAATCATTAGATATTTTAAATTTTTAATAATTAATTCAAAGTGTATTTAAGCAGGACTTACG
Above is a window of Nostoc sp. UHCC 0702 DNA encoding:
- a CDS encoding endonuclease domain-containing protein, yielding MTPNQNPKPKPLTNSSPLSYSSPPSSSSPPSSQAGRGLGGGVPAQLWQTPPQLWEKLKPLARQMRCEPTPAEKLLWERLRNKQLLGFKFRRQQTIDRFIVDFYCSEARLVVEVDGEIHDYTPAEDAIRQEFLESLGLQVVRFTNEDVLERREGVLEVIAGWLQR
- a CDS encoding tetratricopeptide repeat protein, whose translation is MDWITLLRSLQSDFIKRLTSGCLLHCETEGQYSELTIISGERLKTLRAFCWQMAEKYKRVSPVRDVFISYLKGKLGEEVVKERLADFITEVDYEKRFGGDGKIDFTLTSNPAIGIEVKSRQGSIDKVRWSISSEEVEKNAVVVCILIQEEVNEAQSEYHLFLAGFLPTRMIKLKTGKISFGIEQLLYGGGLRYYLEQCLSSHNYPQPETLINQYYAKPQLLSTLTDLVANSHPEDLNYAKLGDESFEKGQFEAAITNYNQALQNQFQDNEIYYKRGLAYYQLGDYEAAIADYSQAIKLNLKDAKAYNKRGLAHYQLGNYEEAIEDYTQAISINPHVAVVYKNRAEARSHLGDNQGAIEDYTQAIRINPHYANTYKNRSIARYLLTYPQAFTQAIKINPHDANTYKNRGNARSDLGDFEGAIEDYTQAIQINPNYTDVYYNRGNAHYELGDLESAIEDYTQAIKINYNYADAYYNRANVRAELKDKQRAIEDFQKAADIYRKQGQLEALKDTRERILDLEIEESLDILNF